One genomic segment of Prosthecobacter fusiformis includes these proteins:
- a CDS encoding FG-GAP repeat protein, translating to MNKSLFLTFGCLGLLGQICLQALEPTIQKIYSPAPATGQTPSFGKSVAMTERFILVGDPGDDTKGSNAGAAYLHDAKTGKRLRKLLANDGAVGDVFGTSVAVSGNLAIVGATGADSGRGAVYVFDLKKGTQINKLVGVPSDQEAGLLDLFGFCVALEGTTALIGSPGDDQVNLGIDSGSVYAMDVITGRLLTGPLNGERKIQADPADADNNDEFGRSVALSGNIAVIGAPRDAFGAKAEAGTVYMFQIRSGQRLRKVNVGDGVAGDAFGSSVAIQGDLILVGAPKSEVVSLLPNSGSAYLINFLNFTIVKKFPNPIGLPDEEFGSAVSLSGNLALVSAHQGVQRGLATGTAFLFDTVSGASLRSMGVQDASENALYGASAVLSGNQAVIGSPGDDDMGANAGAVYLFKALSGPLGVNTLAKKSDYAPGAPDTAFAGFSAYQVTPDAHVLLQATVSGTGASGGRTSGIWSRLGGSFDLALRTGDSINSSANAPKVTGLTNPVHTFFGVTTFYAKIKGPGITANNDEQWVMDNGTSVTTLVSEGNLLDSGEAIGGLGQMVNSSNEGMAAMIVGLRSSPTKAVSKANDSAALMFGLPGDTVVASVIEGTDSPIAGVKFGQVGPRITLDRDTAIVPAALVSGSTVVTAANNACLVQFRPGSPTFILARKGAAAPNVGGQTSGVFNAFLGECNSGFSYLIRASLTGVPTGENEGLWGNGINLLNLIAQKGKQVPQLATGIKYAAFLRYTCGTYGFTVLAKISGPGVSAANDLVLVHYPSAASALSGARLLMREGDFAPDGGGARIGLIQKVEVDRTSGSYAIITTLTDSDAASSQALWTGKLTSNTQSNALVEFEKPRLRLRRGSFQSLGSVTSALTTIDFMIPLDPTGAGGRGLGSPVGGNNVALVVTFANKQVIAGPLAALVSDIAPEIEPE from the coding sequence ATGAACAAATCTCTTTTTCTCACCTTTGGCTGCCTGGGGCTCCTCGGACAGATCTGTCTCCAAGCTCTTGAACCTACGATTCAGAAAATCTATTCACCTGCACCTGCAACAGGTCAGACTCCTTCTTTCGGCAAGTCTGTGGCCATGACTGAACGCTTCATCCTCGTGGGAGATCCAGGGGATGACACGAAAGGCAGCAATGCTGGCGCGGCCTACCTGCATGACGCGAAGACGGGCAAGCGGTTACGCAAGCTGCTGGCCAATGATGGAGCGGTGGGGGATGTCTTTGGTACCTCCGTGGCCGTCAGTGGAAACCTCGCCATTGTCGGTGCCACGGGGGCGGATAGTGGCCGTGGGGCGGTGTATGTTTTTGACCTCAAGAAGGGCACGCAGATCAATAAGCTGGTCGGTGTGCCGAGCGATCAGGAGGCCGGGCTCCTGGATCTCTTCGGCTTCTGTGTAGCCCTGGAGGGCACCACGGCGCTCATCGGCTCCCCAGGTGATGACCAGGTGAATCTGGGCATTGATTCAGGCAGCGTCTATGCCATGGACGTCATCACCGGCAGGCTGCTGACAGGTCCTCTGAATGGTGAGCGGAAGATCCAGGCCGATCCGGCGGATGCTGACAACAACGATGAGTTCGGCCGCAGTGTGGCTCTCAGTGGAAACATCGCCGTGATCGGCGCGCCCAGGGACGCCTTCGGTGCCAAGGCGGAAGCAGGGACCGTGTACATGTTCCAGATCAGGAGCGGTCAGCGGCTGCGCAAGGTCAATGTCGGTGATGGTGTGGCCGGAGATGCCTTTGGCAGCAGCGTGGCCATTCAGGGAGATCTGATCCTGGTCGGTGCGCCGAAAAGTGAAGTCGTGAGCCTCCTCCCCAACTCGGGCAGTGCCTATCTGATCAATTTCTTGAACTTTACGATCGTGAAGAAATTCCCCAACCCCATCGGTCTTCCTGATGAAGAATTCGGCAGTGCCGTCTCGCTCTCCGGCAACTTGGCGCTGGTGAGCGCTCACCAAGGGGTTCAGCGCGGGTTGGCCACAGGTACCGCCTTTTTGTTTGATACGGTCAGCGGGGCATCTCTGCGCTCCATGGGCGTTCAGGATGCGTCTGAGAATGCTCTTTATGGAGCCTCTGCCGTGCTCTCGGGGAATCAGGCGGTGATAGGTTCTCCTGGGGATGATGACATGGGCGCCAATGCAGGAGCGGTTTATCTTTTCAAAGCGCTTTCCGGTCCTTTGGGGGTGAATACCCTGGCCAAAAAAAGCGACTATGCACCCGGCGCTCCGGATACGGCGTTCGCTGGCTTCAGTGCCTATCAGGTCACCCCAGACGCCCATGTCCTGCTGCAGGCGACCGTGAGCGGCACGGGTGCCTCAGGGGGACGGACTTCAGGCATCTGGAGCCGGCTAGGAGGCAGCTTTGACCTGGCTCTGCGTACGGGCGACAGCATTAATTCTTCCGCGAATGCACCCAAGGTGACGGGCCTGACCAACCCTGTGCACACCTTCTTCGGCGTCACCACTTTTTATGCCAAAATCAAAGGCCCCGGCATCACTGCGAACAATGATGAGCAGTGGGTCATGGATAACGGCACGAGTGTCACAACCTTGGTGAGTGAGGGCAATCTGCTGGACAGTGGGGAGGCAATTGGCGGCCTGGGACAGATGGTGAACAGCAGCAATGAGGGGATGGCTGCCATGATCGTGGGGCTGCGCAGCAGTCCGACAAAGGCAGTCTCGAAAGCGAATGACAGTGCCGCCCTCATGTTTGGTCTCCCGGGTGATACGGTGGTGGCCTCCGTCATCGAAGGCACGGACAGTCCGATTGCAGGGGTGAAATTTGGCCAAGTCGGGCCACGCATCACTTTGGATCGCGACACGGCCATCGTCCCCGCAGCCCTGGTCAGCGGCAGCACCGTGGTGACAGCGGCGAATAACGCCTGCCTGGTCCAATTCCGTCCCGGGTCACCCACCTTCATCCTGGCTCGCAAGGGAGCTGCGGCACCCAATGTGGGCGGCCAGACCAGCGGCGTGTTCAATGCCTTCCTGGGCGAGTGCAACAGCGGTTTCTCTTACCTCATCCGTGCCAGCCTGACCGGTGTTCCAACAGGTGAAAACGAAGGTCTCTGGGGCAACGGCATCAATCTTTTGAACCTGATTGCTCAAAAAGGCAAACAGGTGCCGCAGTTGGCCACCGGCATCAAATACGCCGCGTTTTTGCGTTACACCTGCGGGACTTACGGTTTCACGGTGCTGGCCAAAATTTCGGGTCCAGGTGTCAGCGCTGCCAATGATCTCGTACTGGTGCATTATCCGTCGGCAGCATCGGCATTATCGGGTGCGCGCTTGCTAATGCGCGAAGGGGATTTTGCTCCGGATGGCGGTGGAGCCCGCATCGGCCTGATTCAGAAGGTGGAGGTGGACCGCACTTCGGGCAGCTACGCCATCATCACGACTCTGACCGACAGTGATGCCGCCAGCAGCCAAGCATTGTGGACGGGGAAACTCACTTCGAATACCCAGTCCAATGCCCTGGTAGAGTTTGAGAAACCTCGGCTGCGCCTGCGTCGTGGCAGCTTCCAAAGCCTAGGGAGTGTCACCTCGGCTCTGACCACGATTGATTTCATGATCCCTCTGGATCCGACTGGTGCGGGAGGAAGGGGGCTTGGGAGCCCTGTCGGCGGAAATAATGTCGCCCTAGTGGTCACCTTTGCCAACAAACAGGTCATTGCCGGACCTTTGGCGGCTTTGGTTTCGGATATCGCACCGGAAATTGAACCTGAATGA
- a CDS encoding NAD(P)/FAD-dependent oxidoreductase produces the protein MRITKSTFNSSASFPPLTHAQWDVIIIGGGPAGSTAATTLAQAGRRVLVLEKAKFPRFHVGESLLPYNRKIFEDLGVWDKIETAGFMVKRGAQFIMGNDSRSVRLDFSKGSFTEYPQSVQVERSKFDNLLLKHSREQGVEVREECLVLENKITEKEVNVRYQDAHGMEHTVTASFLMDASGLSNFTGTRESLREYYPGHKKIAIFGHFENLDMPQGEEDGDILIVRRENSWFWMIPLEKNKTSVGLVLDRADFQKLGQTPEQVYEEAVRNTPAVGKRFMEAVSLTSLHVVTDFSYRNERLISPRVVRIGDASGFIDPIFSSGVLLAMTSGQQGAQAVHEALTSGQAMTKGMRRYEKDNRARIAQYWEFIENFYRKHFAQIFFQPHPRMQMTCSINAVLAGRTRLSFAAWWRLRVFFILAWLNKRIPITPRIEVN, from the coding sequence ATGCGCATAACCAAAAGCACGTTCAATTCATCCGCCAGCTTCCCTCCACTGACTCATGCCCAGTGGGATGTCATCATCATCGGCGGAGGGCCTGCGGGGTCCACCGCCGCCACGACACTCGCCCAGGCCGGAAGACGTGTGCTGGTACTGGAAAAGGCGAAGTTCCCTCGCTTCCATGTGGGGGAATCATTGCTGCCCTACAACCGCAAGATTTTTGAGGACCTGGGTGTGTGGGACAAGATCGAAACTGCCGGTTTCATGGTGAAACGTGGAGCCCAGTTTATCATGGGCAATGACAGCCGCAGCGTGCGCCTGGATTTCTCCAAAGGTTCCTTTACCGAGTACCCCCAATCGGTCCAGGTGGAGCGCTCAAAGTTTGATAATCTGCTGCTAAAGCATTCCCGTGAGCAGGGGGTAGAGGTGCGTGAAGAGTGCCTGGTCCTAGAAAACAAAATCACTGAAAAAGAGGTCAACGTCCGTTATCAGGATGCCCATGGCATGGAGCATACGGTGACGGCTTCTTTCCTGATGGATGCCAGCGGCCTGTCCAATTTCACTGGCACCCGTGAGTCTCTGCGCGAATATTATCCAGGACACAAGAAGATCGCGATCTTCGGTCATTTTGAAAATCTGGACATGCCGCAGGGTGAAGAAGATGGTGACATCCTCATTGTTAGGAGGGAGAACTCCTGGTTCTGGATGATCCCGCTGGAAAAGAATAAGACCAGTGTCGGTCTGGTGCTGGATCGTGCGGATTTCCAAAAGCTGGGACAGACACCCGAACAGGTCTATGAAGAGGCCGTGCGCAATACTCCCGCCGTGGGCAAACGCTTCATGGAGGCGGTGTCGCTTACCTCCCTGCATGTGGTGACCGATTTCTCCTACCGCAATGAGCGACTCATCTCACCCCGCGTCGTGCGCATCGGCGATGCCTCGGGTTTCATTGACCCCATTTTTTCCAGTGGGGTGCTACTGGCCATGACCAGTGGCCAGCAAGGTGCGCAGGCCGTGCATGAGGCCCTCACTTCAGGCCAGGCGATGACAAAAGGAATGAGGCGCTATGAGAAGGACAACCGAGCGCGGATCGCCCAATACTGGGAGTTCATTGAGAACTTCTACCGGAAGCATTTCGCCCAGATCTTCTTCCAACCTCATCCTCGCATGCAAATGACCTGCTCCATCAATGCAGTCCTGGCGGGCCGCACGCGGCTGTCCTTTGCGGCTTGGTGGCGGCTGCGAGTCTTTTTTATCCTGGCTTGGCTGAATAAGCGGATCCCGATAACGCCGCGCATTGAGGTGAACTGA
- a CDS encoding NAD(P)/FAD-dependent oxidoreductase: MSTTHDAIVIGGGPAGSSSSAILAEGGHRVLLLEREKFPRYHIGESLIPFTYFPLKRLGLVDRMKQSHFVRKYSVCFVPPHGRTSQPFYFFNRYDRDTVAETWQVLRSEFDQILLDNARDKGVEVHEQTKVLDLLRDDLGRVVGVRAEHHDGSIAHYHGKITLDCSGKEAFTTVRNGWRVRDPYLNKVAVWTYYQGSRREAGVDEGQTTVAFVKDKGWFWHIPQHNDRVSVGVVAEGKYLSRDGVKSPELIFNREVDENLWIKESLAQGEQVGDYFITSEYSHHAKHCGSEGLLLVGDAFAFLDPVFSSGLMFAMKSGVLAGEEVSKGLKEGDLSPERFLEYSRVLRQGVENMRKLVYAFYNPDFSFSKLIRNHPDAADAVTDCLSGDVNKDYTKLWHQVREIVPLPDDLPLGEPQMQCMAEPCCA, encoded by the coding sequence ATGAGCACTACACACGATGCCATCGTCATCGGCGGTGGCCCGGCCGGTTCCAGTTCTTCAGCCATCCTGGCTGAGGGCGGTCATCGGGTGCTGTTGCTGGAACGGGAAAAATTTCCGCGCTATCATATTGGTGAGTCACTCATCCCCTTCACCTACTTTCCTCTGAAGCGATTGGGGCTGGTGGACCGGATGAAGCAGTCCCACTTCGTGCGCAAATACAGTGTCTGTTTTGTGCCTCCGCATGGCCGCACCAGCCAGCCCTTTTACTTTTTTAACCGTTATGACCGCGACACGGTGGCGGAAACCTGGCAAGTGCTGCGCTCGGAGTTTGACCAGATCCTGCTGGACAATGCGCGGGATAAAGGGGTGGAGGTGCACGAGCAGACCAAGGTGCTCGATCTGCTGCGCGATGACCTGGGCCGAGTGGTCGGGGTGCGTGCGGAGCATCACGATGGCAGCATCGCCCATTATCATGGCAAGATCACCCTGGACTGTTCTGGCAAGGAGGCTTTCACGACCGTGCGCAATGGCTGGCGGGTGCGTGATCCGTATCTGAACAAGGTGGCCGTGTGGACCTATTATCAAGGCTCACGCCGTGAGGCTGGCGTGGATGAAGGCCAGACCACCGTCGCCTTTGTCAAAGACAAGGGCTGGTTCTGGCACATCCCGCAACACAATGACAGGGTCAGCGTGGGCGTGGTGGCGGAGGGGAAATATCTCTCCCGCGATGGCGTCAAGAGCCCGGAGCTCATTTTTAATCGTGAGGTGGATGAGAATCTCTGGATCAAGGAATCCCTGGCCCAGGGGGAGCAGGTCGGGGACTATTTCATCACGAGTGAATACAGCCATCATGCGAAGCACTGTGGCAGTGAAGGGCTGCTGCTGGTGGGTGATGCCTTCGCCTTCCTGGACCCCGTTTTCAGCAGCGGCCTCATGTTCGCCATGAAGAGCGGCGTGCTGGCTGGCGAGGAGGTGAGCAAGGGCCTGAAGGAAGGTGACCTCAGCCCAGAACGCTTCCTCGAATACTCCAGGGTTCTCCGCCAAGGCGTGGAGAATATGCGCAAGCTGGTCTATGCTTTTTACAATCCAGATTTCAGTTTCAGTAAGCTCATCCGCAATCATCCAGATGCAGCCGATGCTGTGACCGACTGCCTGAGCGGGGACGTCAATAAGGACTACACTAAGCTCTGGCATCAAGTGCGTGAAATCGTTCCGCTGCCGGATGATCTGCCTCTGGGTGAGCCGCAGATGCAGTGCATGGCCGAGCCCTGCTGTGCCTAA
- a CDS encoding NAD(P)/FAD-dependent oxidoreductase: MNPSPSALPADPSTYDIIVIGGALSGAATATLLLRHNPGIRLLIVEKSARLTRRVGEATVEISAYFMGRVLDMTHYLNENHLVKQGLRFWFENDEVTNVSHASELGAKYLSRIPSYQLDRSTFDEEVLRRACVAGAELIRPATVSNVHLNEGGMQTLDISHEGQTRSLRTRWLVDASGLAAVLARKNGWWKSNREHPTAAVWSRWKGVKDWDSRELALKYPQWSRAVYGIRNTATNHIIGDGWWSWWIPLKGGDVSVGIVFDQRLVHFPQDGRKIGERLKSFLMKHPVAREILVDAEFHEDDMHLRRNLAYYSERFAGDGFVLVGDAAAFMDPFYSPGMDWISFTTSSAANLITEQRKGLPMVERLEKYNRDFKVSHRRWFESLYKDKYEYMGEFDLMSLAFRLDLGLYYWGVVEVPFNHGEEALFAPPFSPPSGRLFSALMSLYNRRFAKIARRRRRVGTLGRTNSGNRCLIPGFMLKRSNMLQLFPLLGIWATLEIKEGWRTWFTNDTPAS, from the coding sequence GTGAATCCTTCCCCTTCCGCCCTTCCCGCTGATCCTTCAACTTACGACATCATTGTCATTGGTGGTGCTCTTTCAGGCGCAGCTACAGCCACGCTATTGCTTCGCCACAATCCGGGAATCCGGCTTTTGATTGTCGAAAAATCCGCCCGGCTCACCCGTCGTGTCGGTGAGGCGACGGTGGAAATCAGCGCCTACTTCATGGGACGCGTGCTGGACATGACGCACTACCTCAATGAAAACCATCTGGTAAAACAGGGGCTACGTTTCTGGTTTGAAAACGATGAGGTCACCAATGTTTCCCATGCCAGCGAGTTGGGAGCTAAATACCTCTCGCGCATTCCTTCCTATCAGCTTGACCGCTCCACCTTCGATGAGGAAGTGCTGCGCCGGGCCTGTGTGGCAGGTGCCGAGCTAATCCGCCCGGCCACAGTTTCCAACGTGCATCTTAATGAGGGTGGCATGCAGACTCTGGACATCAGTCATGAGGGGCAGACGCGAAGTCTGCGTACACGCTGGCTGGTGGATGCCTCCGGTCTGGCGGCCGTTCTTGCACGCAAAAACGGCTGGTGGAAATCCAATAGGGAACATCCGACGGCTGCAGTGTGGTCACGCTGGAAGGGTGTCAAGGATTGGGACAGCCGCGAGCTGGCACTCAAATATCCGCAATGGTCGCGGGCCGTCTATGGCATCCGCAATACCGCCACCAATCACATCATCGGAGATGGTTGGTGGAGCTGGTGGATCCCACTGAAAGGTGGGGATGTCAGCGTGGGAATCGTCTTTGACCAACGTCTGGTGCATTTCCCGCAGGACGGTCGCAAGATCGGCGAGCGGCTCAAGAGTTTCCTCATGAAACATCCGGTAGCTCGCGAGATTCTGGTGGATGCTGAATTCCACGAGGACGACATGCATCTGCGACGGAATCTGGCCTATTACAGTGAACGCTTTGCTGGAGACGGATTCGTGCTTGTAGGGGATGCGGCTGCATTCATGGACCCTTTTTACAGTCCTGGCATGGACTGGATTTCCTTCACCACCAGCAGTGCTGCCAATCTCATCACTGAGCAGCGCAAGGGTCTGCCCATGGTGGAACGGCTGGAGAAATACAACCGTGATTTCAAGGTCAGCCACCGGCGCTGGTTTGAATCCCTGTATAAGGATAAGTATGAATACATGGGTGAGTTTGACCTCATGAGCCTGGCCTTCCGGCTGGATCTGGGGCTGTATTATTGGGGCGTCGTGGAGGTGCCGTTCAATCATGGTGAAGAGGCCCTTTTTGCACCTCCGTTCTCGCCTCCTTCTGGGCGACTTTTCTCAGCATTGATGAGCCTGTATAACCGAAGGTTTGCAAAGATTGCCCGCCGCCGCAGGCGTGTGGGAACACTGGGCCGGACCAACAGTGGAAACCGCTGCCTGATCCCGGGTTTCATGCTCAAGCGTAGCAACATGCTGCAGCTTTTTCCCTTGCTGGGAATCTGGGCGACTCTGGAGATCAAGGAAGGCTGGCGCACTTGGTTTACCAATGACACTCCAGCAAGCTGA
- a CDS encoding voltage-gated chloride channel family protein, giving the protein MPLRSFIHDLILQLRAALKWLVIILPMATVVGSACALFLWSLDRATETRFEHPWLLFLLPVAGVAVGFLYHWLGKSAEGGNNLIMEEIHQPGGGVPLRMAPLILVATVITHLFGGSAGREGTAVQMGGSIAGSFGRLFRLDRAGVRILLMAGIAAGFGAVFGTPLAGAVFALEVLTIGQMRYESLLACLLAAVVGDWSCQTWGIAHTPYSVAYMSAEMVPTHHFHLEALLLVKVALAAVAFGFASALFAEVSHSLSAVFKRVCPYAPLRPALGGVIVVGLVYVLGTTQYLGLGVTSPDPQHVTIVSLFSSQETYAWVWLWKLVFTAVTLSAGFKGGEVTPLFFIGAALGNALAGVLGAPLDLFAALGFVAIFAGATNTPLACTLMGIELFGAANGVYFAVACFLAYMCSGHSSIYLAQRVGVPKSGHISLPPHVSLKHLRETNGSLLERLSRQILIRSHKSVVHPVEKMDEEGAQPEQKNDPPAPKA; this is encoded by the coding sequence ATGCCGCTGCGCTCTTTCATCCATGACTTGATCCTGCAGCTGCGGGCGGCGTTGAAGTGGCTGGTGATCATCCTGCCGATGGCGACGGTTGTAGGCTCAGCGTGTGCACTTTTTTTATGGAGTCTTGATCGCGCCACGGAAACTCGTTTTGAGCATCCCTGGCTGCTGTTTCTGCTGCCGGTGGCCGGGGTGGCTGTGGGTTTTTTATATCATTGGTTAGGCAAGTCTGCCGAGGGAGGAAACAACCTCATCATGGAGGAGATCCACCAGCCGGGCGGTGGCGTGCCCTTGCGTATGGCACCCCTGATCCTGGTGGCGACGGTCATCACTCATCTGTTCGGCGGCTCCGCAGGGCGGGAGGGCACGGCGGTGCAGATGGGCGGCAGCATTGCGGGTAGTTTTGGCAGGCTCTTCCGGCTGGACAGGGCAGGGGTGCGCATTCTGCTGATGGCGGGGATTGCGGCTGGTTTCGGGGCTGTGTTTGGTACACCCCTGGCGGGTGCAGTCTTCGCACTGGAGGTGCTCACCATCGGCCAGATGCGTTACGAATCCCTGCTGGCCTGCCTGCTGGCTGCAGTGGTGGGGGACTGGAGCTGCCAGACATGGGGCATCGCGCATACGCCTTATTCAGTGGCATACATGAGCGCGGAGATGGTGCCCACGCACCACTTTCACCTGGAGGCATTGCTGCTGGTGAAGGTGGCACTGGCGGCCGTCGCATTCGGATTCGCCAGTGCCTTATTTGCGGAGGTTTCGCACTCTCTCTCCGCTGTCTTTAAAAGAGTGTGTCCGTATGCACCGCTGCGGCCTGCCTTGGGCGGAGTCATCGTGGTGGGGCTGGTCTATGTGCTGGGCACCACTCAATACCTGGGGTTGGGCGTTACCTCGCCAGATCCGCAGCATGTAACGATTGTCTCGCTTTTTAGCAGTCAGGAAACCTATGCCTGGGTCTGGCTTTGGAAGCTGGTTTTCACTGCAGTCACTTTGAGTGCGGGCTTCAAAGGCGGGGAAGTGACTCCGCTTTTTTTCATCGGCGCGGCTTTGGGGAATGCGCTCGCGGGAGTCCTGGGCGCTCCGCTGGACCTCTTTGCAGCCCTGGGTTTTGTCGCTATTTTCGCTGGAGCTACCAATACGCCGCTGGCCTGCACCCTCATGGGCATCGAGCTTTTTGGTGCAGCGAATGGCGTGTACTTCGCCGTGGCCTGCTTCCTGGCATACATGTGCAGCGGGCATTCCAGTATCTACCTGGCCCAGCGTGTGGGGGTGCCCAAGAGCGGACACATCTCCCTGCCGCCCCATGTTTCGCTCAAGCACTTGAGGGAGACGAATGGCAGCCTTTTGGAAAGACTGTCTCGCCAGATTCTGATTCGCTCACATAAATCTGTGGTTCATCCTGTTGAAAAAATGGATGAGGAAGGGGCACAACCCGAGCAGAAGAATGATCCCCCAGCACCAAAGGCATGA